The genomic DNA TGTGTTTGTCCCTTTGTTGGGCACAtcttttaaaggtacagttCAGTGTATTGTTTCTGATAACTTAGGTGCGCACACTATCGCAGGCTTTGTTGAAAGTTTTTCAGGTGAGTTCTTTTGTCGATTTTGTACAGCTAAGAGATGTGATGTTGAATCTGACACAGTTGCTTGTGGTGCTTTTAATCTGCGGACTAAAGAACTGCACAATGAACATATAAAAATAGCTCTGGAAACAAATAATCATTGTTTCGGAGTTAAAAGAGAGTGCATTTTTACCAAACACCTCACACATTTCCACGTTCTGACCGGTTTTCCTCCTGATGTAGCTCATGATGCATTAGAGGGTGTTGTGCCAGTGGAGTTGGCTTACTGCTTGTCAGCATTaatttcaaaaaagttttttacTATTGATAATCTAAATAAAGCAATATTGGCCTTTCCATACAAGTGGTCAGATAAGACAAATAAACCTCATATTGTGCCACAAAATTTGTCTGCTCGCAAAACTGTGGGGGGAAACGCCCACGAAAATTGGAGTTTGTTGAGGTTTCTCCCTTTTTTGATTGGACATTTAGTACCTGAAAATGAACCTTCATGGTTGGTGTTACTGGATTTAAAAGAGATTATTGAACTTCTTGTTGCCCCAACACATACTGATGAATCCATTTCATATCTTGAAAGCAAGATAACTGAACACAGGCAAAGATACAAAGACTTGTTTCCAGCTGCCAGACTTTTACCAAAGCACCACTTTCTTAAACACTACCCTTATTTAATAAAGTGTTTTGGTCCTTTGGTTACACTCTGGACACTTAGGTTTGAAGCTAAACATagttactttaaaaaagttGTGAAACATACtagttgttttaaaaacattccGCTGACTCTAGGCACCAATTCATGATAGCATTTCACCTTAACTCGCCCTCCTATGGTAAAACCTCTCTTGATGTACCTAGTGTGTCCTCATTTCCAGTGGATCTTTTGAATCCAAATATTGCTTTGGCTTTAACATCAAAATATCCCGATATAACTGAAGTCAATCTGACTAAGAATGCATCTGTGAATGGCATACAGTACAGCACAGGCATGATAGTTGTTCAGGGGTCAACTAGCGGCATGCCAGACTTTGCTGGgattgtgcacatgtgtgtcattaaaaatgaattgctCCTTATTGTGAGAATGCTATGCGGATGGTACACTGACCATTACAGAGCCTTTGAAATAACCCCATCACCAACCAGAGAGACAAAGCTTGTGCATTTAACTGATCTGGGAGACATCTATCCACTGGCAGATTATATTGTTGGAGCAAGCCGAATGGTGACCTTGAAAAGGCATATTATTGTTAAAGGTTTGTTACATTGTATTTAACATGTAGGTATGTTATGATAATTACTACATCAAGGCTTAAGTCAAGGCATTGTTAACTCCTTGCACTTAGCACCATTGAAAACTTTAATCAAATACTATAAAATCTGCACAACTCTGTTCACTGCAGGCACACAGCAGTGACATGAATTGGATTGGTTCTTGGCATATTTTTCTCTCCAGATATGTTTTTGAGAATAATGTGAATTTATCAGCAGATCAGATCTTTTGAAAATCtctaaacactaaaaaaaaatttatataaaaatcctgatatatatatatatatatatatatatatatatatatatatatatatattttttctcccctccctttttttaagATTGTATTTAACACTTTGTTTTATGGTTTGTGCTTTTTCAGACTGAGAATAATGGCTTCACCCTGCATACTCAAAGTCATATTGGTGGACAACACCTGCCAGAGGCTAACACTACCATGTGGACTTCCTCAATCTGTGAGTGAGCTTATGGAAGAAGTACAGCGCCAGTGTGGACTGACCTACACCTTCAACCTACAGTTTATGGATCCACTCTTTAATGATGACTTCATGAATCTGACCTCAGTATCTGAAATACAAAACAGAGGCACTATTAAGGTGGTAAATCTGTCAGATCcaaccattttacagtcaccTGTTTCATCTGCTGGTTGTCGTTCACCGTCAACTTCAAGTTTTTCTGGTGTGAGCTGTCCTGATACAGACATTCTTTCTTCAACTGAGTCTCAGTCTGAGCCATCCACTTCAAGGTCATTGTGGCCAGACAAGTTTTGTGTTCCTCAGTTTTCCTTTGACTCTGAATTAAAACTTGACCGAGCCAAtgcagaatataaagaaaatgggACACTTCTGACTCCAGATAACAAACTTTTGTCAAACATTCTCGATGGACTTGTGCAAGAAATTGTTCATTATGGACTTTATATAACCGACAACCAGTTCAACAGTGTGGGTGAGGCGCTCATACTAAAGCATCCCTGTCTGTCAGAGCGAGCCTCAGTAAGTGGGTATGCTGGTTGGAAACATCGCTTAAAAAACAAGCTTTCAATTTACCGAACTCAGTTACGAAAACTTGGTTGTCACGAAGTAACTGTCAATGCTTTGAGCCACAAGCCACAAGGCAAAGGCCCTGCTTTTGCCATTAAAAAGCCAAGGCGCTCTGAAGTGAACTATTGCCCCCCCTATCCCACAGGAGAGACTGAGGAAACTTTAGAAACACTTCGAGTGGAACTTATAATGGATGTAAAAAAGAGGAACggcaaagaaacagtgcatcgaAAAATGGACAAGACGTTCTCATACAGAAGATTAGAGGTAGTTCGGTAAACACCCATGGTACAAGATTTCCAGGAACGGTGGCATGCGCTCTTTAAAGTGTGTGAGGTTTGTAAAATGGTGATGAAATGTACTGAATTGAAGTTGgttcagccaaaaaaaatatttgttgtcTATTTTTTCAGATAAACGCTGAATTCAAGAGAATCACCACTCTGCCACTGCAGTCCCGGTTCCTCTCGCAGCTAGACATTCTGTCTTCCAAACTTATTGCTCTCTATAAAAAAAGAGGTGGACTAATAGGCAAACACCTAAAAAGTATAATGGACCAAATGACTGAagtaagatgaaaaaaaaaaaaagattcattcattttttgatTAGGAAATGTAGTAATTTCAAATCTGTCCACACATCCTCTAGGAAGATGTCGACCATGGGCGTGAAAGTGTTCTGAAGGGCCTTTGTGTGTACCTCAATGAAGACCCCGAACATCTGATACGACAGCATGTAGTGAGTATTATGAAACTGCTagaattttttacatttctaatagttgcatgacatttttaattatttattatacatATGATAATTATCATATCTGGCAACACTGATTACTGCTTCCTATAGACTGCATATATTGCCGAAAGGAAGTTTATCTAATGTGAAAACGTAAATCTGTCAATATGTGTTTGATAACTCTGGCTTTCTCAAGAACCCGGATGTGTGGCACAAAAATCAGAATTTTGTAACTGAAGTTGAATTATtgaactgaaagtgaaagtagTCCATTAAATCGTTAAATTCAGTTTCAAACCAGTGTATTCAATTTCAAATTATGCACATGCAGATTTAATCTGAGCAATTCAAATTCAGTTTCTGCTGGCACAAGTTTTTGTGATTTATCATCTAGATCAATTTTAAGTAGTTTACATACTTTTAGCTTTTCTTAAAATTTGACTAATTATTGGATAAAGTAATTTTTATCAATGCCAACTAAATctgaaaaagttaaatattgcCTTTTAAGCTAGTAATGtttatgtgaatgagtgaatttTGCATTTAGCTCATGGTCTGGAAgctttgaatttatttaaatctttttttttttttgtcagggagTAAGTGATACAGCCTTTGAAGAATCAGTTGAGGAAACTACTGTGGGGATCTTCACGGTGAAACAACAGGAGGCGCAGCCTACTCCAGACGATGTAGGAATTATCCTGGAAGGCCAAATTGTTATCCAGGATTTAGACAATGTTCCTCTGGCTGTTGCACTACTGTTTGGCCTCCTGTATGCTCTACATATGGATTATCCTCATCAACTCAGGTATACCTTTGAAGTGATCCAGAAACTGATCATGGAGCTAGATGGTGGCACACTTTCAAAGAAagtccaggtcctgaagaaTAGACTCAATGAGTAATGCTGGCCAGTGAGCATGACCAGCTTATTTGAGGACTTGTCCATTTAAGTTGCTTTTCATTGTTCTCATGTTGTTGTaaacaaacttttaaatatgcttagttacttaaaaaaaaaaggcgttcTGTAGAAAGAAGGATTTTCATTGTTTAAGATGTGTTTAGCTGCACTCGatataattttcacattttaccaACTGAAAACGTTTGTAAGAAATTGTGCAGTAAGGGGTATGGTGTTCCATATAACACCCCAGAAAGTTGGCCCTTTATAAAAGATAGACATAACTTTGATTTGCGGGTCAATCGTTTGTGGAAGTccatttgaaatttttatttatttatttttgtcagactCACTTTTGTATCGGTATCTGAACAGAGAGGTTATGTGGcatgcactttgtttttctactttatgtCAGTGATCCTTGGTTTGTCTGAAAACCCTGCTGTAAACTGTTAGGATGTAGACTCATCTGAATGTTGActattttgtattaaaatgtttggcTTATTGGAAAATGTTATcagctgtatttgttttattcttgctACAGTGTACTACTTTCAAAAGGTTTAGGCTATGTAAGATGGATTTGATAGATTAACACCAAATCTATATTGTGATACATTTTAGGTTGTTACCACATAACTACTTTGtaagtgaaacatttaaattaattgtAATGTCTAGATAAAAAACTACATAATATATTCAACATGAAGTAAATTTATGTTACAAGTATAAAAGATTCATATAcataaaatgtgacagaaatgcatGATATAAACACACTTGGATTAGGATATTTCaacatgaaatgattaaaagtttACAACATGAAATGATTAGAAGTTTTCAACATGAAATATTCACAGTCATTTAACATGTATATATTATGCTGGGATTATATAATGAagttataaaatgaaaacataatctAATTGCGTGCAACTGATGTACATGTTTCAATTATATAAAtccaacagactttttttttcagtgtactATTGTGTTGATACAATCTTGTTCCACTAGCCATGGGGAGTTCAGGTTTCCCCCCACCATGTAGCACCTGCATGATAACAAGTGCGCCATGGCCTTGGACACAGCCTACAGTCAAGTTGTTTTCTCATCTCCACATACTCGATCTTTGtgctagaaaattacaattgcataccaaagaagtacacagaggttacttgagttcaaaaacaaattttcaattacacactgcaaacaaatcAGACCCATAAACAgacttataataataataataataataatttattatatatttttaagctgCAGCAGGATACAGAGTGGAGCCACTGGGAGTGAAAGCTGAGCAGCAAAGGTGGGTTCTGGTTGGGCTCTCCTgtcattcacttcaaagagccaaCGCTTAGAGCCAAAACGTTCACGACTgaccatcactgtctgcacctGTGGCCGTGAGAGCTGCAGCGTGagcgctgctgtgcttaattgggtaaaaaaaaaaactctgatcACCGGCCAGTTTGGTCTGGAAACGACCGGCCGTTCAGGAAACCTCCCAAACCTCCTGATGGCCACCATGCCCCTGATGTTTAACTTCAGATTAAAAGTGTTCAAGTAAGGATACTCTTATATTGTCTGTACTTACCATCTCTGTGAGCAAAAAAACGTGTCAAGAAGTTCTGAATACAGTGATGCTCATAATATTAATAAGCACTTAGGAAAAAAGGAGCACAGAGAATCAGACTAAAGTTCAGCCCAGTGTGTTCTTATCCTGTTGCTTTACACAGGTTATATAAATTAGAACAGGTAAAAGATCATACTTCACTGCAAAAGTtggaattttaaagaaaacatgaacaGTGGTCAGCAGCAAACCCTCATTTGGAGCCtaacccagctgtcatagggtgagaggcaacTTGGGGAGACTGTAGATTCCTCCTGAGCTGCTTGTGCATTCAGGGTCAGAGTCAACTGAAACCTCAGCAGGAAAAAtcagcaggatttttaatggatACAGTTCCTGTTGTGCTATTTTAAATGGGGTCTTTTATGTTTCTTAGTTTTCCTGGTGCAGGTTTATGCAGCACAGCTGGTTTGACATGTCTAAAGCACATTTTCAGTTCCTTCACCAAGCTTGCTGGATTCAGGGTATAATTAATATTGGTTACTATATGTTTTTTCCTTTACCAGCATATTTCCACTTGTGTTACTGGCCTTAATCTTAAATGACAAAACTGCTATAGAAAAAGATGTAAAGGAAAAGTATGATCAATTATCAGGTCACTGAACTCCACTGTGGCTGACACGTACTCTCTGGAAGACCTGGACAGATAATTTTCTTATAAACTTTAAAGAACAGCAGAAATGGAAGATATCAGTCCAAATAAGTGGGTGTGATGACTCATGACTGTTGCAGCTGAAGGCACCTAACAAAGTGTCCTGtatcagagtgatgtgatcagacaTCTTTATTTTAGTCTTGCTTTctgccactaggtggtgctACTTGTcctgaaaaacataaacaaacactgCTCAGGACAAAGGTGTGACCTTGTATTTATGGTCCCTTCTATGTTTCCTCTGTCTCATCCTTCTGTGTCTTCTGTCTGGGACATTCATATATCTCTTTTCCTGCTTCATGTATGGTTACTCACTTCCAGTTTTATTGTGATAGTTtggaacaccacaaacacaaccagctgatccCAGCAGTCAGGCAGAGGATAAATGAATACTCCACAATGTGttgtgacaaaatatttttaaattgtattttcatattatctTTATAAAGACTCATAAATAACTGGATATAACATGTATTACAGAAATCTCTttttatgaaagaaaaacaaatattgacAATAGATTGGAATCTGAATTCATCAAATATCAAGATCTGTATTGTTCTTAAAATACAGATTCTTCATACTGTGAGGTACAGACCACTAAATTATACATGGTGAAAATGTaagaatgtgtttttattgggtGTCTTTCAAAAACCGTTTTTGAAATCTGATTTTGGAAGCTAAAGGGGTGTTTGGTCTTGTAAGTACATGGATGGGAGACAGGGAATAGCAGGGGCCACAAGCTTTTTCACCGCTCTCTACAGACTGCAGAGAGCGCTGCTGCCCTCCCAGGATCTATTTCATTGCCATTAGATCGTTTTTGGTTTTGGGTCTTTACTGATATAGTATATAACTCTGTAAtattagtgaataaactctttacattttttggtcagctgtttttcatttattgctAACAACTGATGATTTACCTTTTGCTAAATTCCTCACAGGTCTCCCAAGCCCAACTGTGTGTTCACAAGAGTCACCCAAGTTGACCTGTTATtgtctctgtgaatttgaataactcacacacagagctgtcTGTAACTTATCTCTGAATATAGTACTCATCTTTATTTAAATCAGAGCATGCACCTTCCAGGTATTACATAGACAATGACTATCACTAgcacatataataataaaataaatgtaagtaGATCAACAGTAAcgagaccaaaaaaaacccccccaaaaaaaccctctCTTCATTCACTTTAAACTTTTTATTCTGTAATTGTACAGAATGGCAGACTTGTCGTTGGGAGCTCCGCGACATTTTCAGTATTATTACAAAAGCAGGAAGAAAGGCATGACAGACATCTCAAAATCAACATATAGTTTGAAAGTCTGTTATGCCCAACTATAGACTATAACCTTCTACCAAAGTGGCCATATTGTGCTGGAGTACTCCCCAGAGATGCACACGGATGTGCTCATGCAACCTGCCACTTTTTCTCCCACACTTTTGCCTAAATTGAAACCAAAATGGCATGTGTgaaaagttgtaaaaaaaaaaacttcagcacCCTGATTGTAAACTGTTTTTCCTTAGATAAAAATTTTTAacaacatatatatacacacaatttgaaaattaaaatttgtcTGAAAGAGTTAGAGTTAACATTTACCAGGCATCTGCAGCCAGTTCATCCCCTCTCTTTGAAACAGAGTTCACATCAGTATAGAATGGGGCTAGAATAAGACATGGTGTCTGTCACTGGTCCTGTTGCATTATACAGTAGTTGATGTGGGTTATACATTAGGGTGTGAAATTAGAAGCATCACAGGCTGGGCTACATTGTCATGTAACATATTTGCAGTTGATATTGAGTAAAAAAAGACATTACAGTAGTACAGTTCTACAGTGCAGACTGTTGATCAGCAGTTGATGTAGTTGCTAGATGGAGCTCTACAAGACTTgtggaacaaataaataaataaataaattacataatGGAAAATGATCTTCGTGACTGAACAGCAAGTAAAAATATTTCTCCAGGATGTAGATGTACGTGTTTTGTAGGCAGTGTTCAAGAGgtaacttaaaaacaaacaaaaaagagaaaattaaaacaaaaaatatttacctCTATCACAGTGAAGGCAAAAAGACGAAAGTTTGGAGATACCATCCCACGTCACCTGACAAACAATGGTAGTGCCTTGTTTTGTCTTGATCATGTGTACCTTCCAGGGAAATGACAACCTACCAGAAGTATCCACAGGagcatctgtgtgtgctgtCATTCACTGACACCTAAACTAGTTTCTTCATTCAGCAGACAATGAAGCAACTTTACCACTTCAAGCTGAAAACGTGGAATATACTTTGTAGAACAAATCATCCATCTGATGTAGATTTGATTGAGCTGCATTCTTGCCAAAGACTGCATTCAGATTAAAGACACAAAGATCCCACTTCAACCAAGAGCTAAAGTCTAATATAACATTAACGAGGAACAAAGAAATGGTTCTTGGAATACGCAGACAACTGATATCTGCATCTCTTCACTGATTTGAATAAAGAAAAGATGAATACTATGCAGGAACAAAGATGTCACAGTCAGCTCATTTTGTGAGGTCTAATTTACATAATAGTTCACTGAACAAAGAACAGCATAACTGTGCTGTACCTCTATATCATTTGACTGTaaatgaaaaatgctttaattCCTGGAtcattcatccatttatttAATGCACTTATTATTTGAGAGCCAGTTTGCTTAAGCACTATATGTTTTTTCCACATTTGCATCACACATTTTTCTGAGTGTTCACATAAGTTTTTTGTGCCATTGTACTAAATCTAAATGCATGCATTAAAATGTACATGAATGcttaaaagtaacaaaaaaaaaaaatgtatgacaGACATAATGGGTTCACAAGACTATGACAACTATAGTGTTGCAGTCTGACCTTGAGTATCTAAGAACTTACCTTCATACTGTGCATGCAGAGATGTCTTTGAATATATGGACTTCATCCCCTGCTAGCCTAATCTAGATTTTGTGAGTATGCAAATCTTGTCTAAGCTACATATCATACATGCAGGGCAGCGTCTATTGATTTCTGTTGTGAtaaacttcatttttcattcaaattGAAGAGACTATCAGATGATGACCATCCATGTGGACACTATATAATGAATTCACAGAAACTATTCACTCACTGAAAAGATCTTCAGCAACTGGTGTTGACGACTGACTGTAGAACCACTACCAGTTACCAACCAACCAGTCATcagtcaagcaaaaaaaaattaaagtaggTGTCCTAATTTAGAAAATACAAATTCTTGGTGAGCTACGAAAAGATGTTTATAATTTCAGCCAGAGCAAGGTGACCTGATTCAGAGAAATTATGGCAAAGCATTAAATGATTGTAAACAATATTTTCGGTGAAGTCAAGTACTGTTTTATTGTGAACttacaaactttaaaaaaaaaaaatccacaaaattAATTTCCCAGAGTGATGTGCTGTACATCTATttaatctggatttttttttttaattacatcaaaTGAAGTACAGTCAATTGCTCTACTAAAATCAAAACAGAAGACAGGACCGACTAATGTAAATCATGAGGGTTCAGTGTGcctgtttgctgctgctgttcctctCTCCTGCTGTGCTCTCACAAACCTATGAGGAGATCAAAATTAAACACACGCTTGTGAAGccaaagttaaaagaaaaatgtgatattttgaTGAAAGATGTCAATTCACGGGAAAATATGAAACATAAGACCCCAGAAAAGTGCAAGGAAATTAATACTTTCATTGAAGAAAATGAAGAGGCAAAAATTAAGGCTCTGTGTAAAGATGTAGTTAAAGATGAGTATATTGACTTAACATATAAATGTTTTGACTGTGTGAGACAAAATGTAAAAGAACCTTGTTCATACGAAGAAATAAAGTGTGGTGACAAGAAGaagataaaatgtgaaaaagaaaaagaaaaaggcagtaAAAAATATGAACCTGTACATCTTAAGGCGGATAAAGCTCAGCCTTAGAATCGAG from Archocentrus centrarchus isolate MPI-CPG fArcCen1 chromosome 2, fArcCen1, whole genome shotgun sequence includes the following:
- the LOC115790709 gene encoding uncharacterized protein LOC115790709, with protein sequence MVQDFQERWHALFKVCEINAEFKRITTLPLQSRFLSQLDILSSKLIALYKKRGGLIGKHLKSIMDQMTEEDVDHGRESVLKGLCVYLNEDPEHLIRQHVGVSDTAFEESVEETTVGIFTVKQQEAQPTPDDVGIILEGQIVIQDLDNVPLAVALLFGLLYALHMDYPHQLRYTFEVIQKLIMELDGGTLSKKVQVLKNRLNE